A window of the Bacteroidales bacterium genome harbors these coding sequences:
- a CDS encoding response regulator transcription factor gives MNKYRILLADFDLEIMFFYAKHLENSGFEVKTSSNGIDAWNKAMVFHPDVIILDLMNTEQLGLKVCKQIKTSMLLKNVATILHTSVNEESLNHSVLKAFVDEILQKPVMPELMERAIHNVVKTIVNGHTTRNILDFDNLSIDLESYSVTKAGISIELAKREFDLLLLFASKPGKLFTRKEIIDHIWNGKENEDDRILDVYIAKLRSKIGKELIHTRKGVGYSLVITA, from the coding sequence GTGAATAAATATAGAATACTGCTAGCTGATTTTGATCTGGAAATTATGTTTTTCTATGCAAAACATCTTGAGAATTCTGGTTTTGAAGTAAAAACCTCAAGTAATGGGATAGATGCCTGGAATAAAGCAATGGTTTTTCATCCCGATGTTATCATCCTTGATTTGATGAATACTGAACAACTAGGGCTGAAAGTATGTAAGCAAATTAAAACCAGTATGCTTCTGAAGAATGTAGCAACCATATTACATACTTCGGTAAATGAAGAGAGTTTAAATCATTCGGTATTGAAAGCTTTTGTTGATGAAATCCTGCAGAAACCGGTTATGCCGGAATTGATGGAAAGAGCTATTCATAATGTTGTGAAGACCATAGTCAATGGTCACACTACAAGAAATATTCTGGATTTCGACAACCTTTCCATTGACCTTGAAAGCTATTCGGTTACTAAAGCCGGTATTTCAATTGAATTAGCTAAAAGAGAATTTGATTTATTGCTGTTGTTTGCCAGTAAACCAGGCAAATTATTCACCAGGAAAGAAATCATAGATCATATATGGAATGGTAAGGAAAATGAAGATGACCGGATACTTGATGTTTATATTGCAAAGCTGCGAAGTAAAATAGGGAAGGAGCTTATACACACCAGGAAAGGAGTAGGGTACTCACTCGTTATTACAGCTTAA
- a CDS encoding dockerin type I repeat-containing protein, producing MKKNLLSLVLIVWACVYGTAQITDSYFDKVNYVGAFGKSDWTQGWSNFNPNQTIYPTPTVTIGNGASTPGVAANEITTDTRWSSSNSPLVGNASFSNANLSNSFFEQVNFVGAFGTYDWTQGWANFNPQSTVYPSATVVVPAGHITTNTTWTNTNTYLLNGWVYVDAGATLTIQPGTIIRGDLTNQGALIIERGGKLMAEGTAAQPIVFTSNSAAGARNYGDWGGVIICGRATINPAGGEAQIEGGVGSYFGGGSTPNDADNSGTLKYVRIEFPGIAFSANNEINGLTMGGVGSGTTIDYVQVSYSGDDSFEWFGGTVNSKHLVAFRGWDDEFDTDFGFKGLIQFAVSLRDPAVADVSGSNGFESDNDASGSTNTPSTHPIFSNVSIFGPLATPSTPFNSNFKRALHLRRNTTLCVYNSVFSGFPVGLYIDGNNTQANANSNLLQMENCIMAGMTTNFDVPSGQTWNAAAAQTWYNDPSRHNQVLSGNAALTLVDPFNLTAPNFLPAKTIYKIDGWIYVKNNATLTIDPGTILRGDKTNRSALIIERGSKLNAIGTATEPIIFTSGEPAGARANGDWGGVILCGNATVNLTGGQGTIEGGVGSLYGGTNDADNSGSLKYVRIEYPGYAFAANNEINGLTMGGVGSGTSIDYVQVSYSNDDSYEWFGGTVNAKHLVAFAGLDDDFDTDNGFRGKVQFAVTLRDPNLADISGSNSFESDNNAAGDALTPLTNPTFSNVSSFGPQPTVGAACNSNYKRSMHLRRNTNIDIHNSIFLGWPVGLYIDGNNTMANANANNLQIENSFLAGMATNFAVPSGQTWSATDEQNWFLSTSSPDRNNATYTTAADLQIIDGFNLTSPNFLPLSSSPVWGASVWSRTVTGALTYDNTASTPLNSTTVYLKTQAGTILETATTDASGNFLFNTIDGVYVLDANTTKSWGGVGLPDVIQLRRFIASQLTPTALQFKAGDVNKSSTVTVADVVYLRQKIALLNPAQWTVSDYVYDNPTVTISGSGIVQNIKALCGGDVNNSYVPAAK from the coding sequence ATGAAAAAAAATCTTCTTTCTCTTGTGCTCATCGTTTGGGCCTGTGTGTATGGAACCGCCCAGATCACAGATTCTTACTTTGATAAAGTAAACTATGTGGGCGCTTTTGGTAAATCTGACTGGACACAGGGTTGGTCAAACTTCAATCCTAATCAGACAATTTACCCAACACCAACTGTTACCATAGGTAATGGAGCATCAACACCAGGTGTTGCTGCCAACGAAATTACAACGGATACCCGTTGGTCATCAAGTAATTCTCCTTTGGTGGGTAATGCCTCTTTCTCAAATGCAAACCTGTCAAATAGTTTTTTTGAGCAGGTAAATTTTGTTGGGGCTTTCGGTACTTACGACTGGACACAAGGTTGGGCTAACTTTAACCCACAATCAACGGTTTACCCTTCAGCAACCGTTGTTGTTCCAGCCGGACATATTACAACGAATACTACATGGACTAACACAAACACCTATTTATTAAATGGATGGGTGTATGTTGACGCCGGAGCAACTCTTACCATTCAGCCAGGTACAATTATCAGGGGCGATCTCACAAATCAGGGAGCGTTGATTATAGAACGTGGTGGTAAACTAATGGCCGAAGGTACAGCTGCTCAACCTATTGTATTCACTTCCAATTCTGCTGCTGGTGCCAGGAATTATGGCGACTGGGGTGGTGTTATTATATGTGGTCGTGCTACCATAAACCCAGCAGGTGGTGAGGCTCAGATTGAAGGAGGAGTTGGTTCTTACTTTGGAGGAGGTTCAACCCCAAATGATGCCGACAATTCCGGGACACTTAAATATGTACGTATTGAATTCCCGGGTATTGCTTTTTCTGCTAACAATGAAATTAATGGTCTTACAATGGGTGGAGTAGGCAGTGGTACTACTATTGATTATGTTCAGGTTTCCTATAGCGGTGACGACTCTTTTGAATGGTTTGGCGGAACTGTTAACAGCAAACACCTTGTCGCATTCCGTGGTTGGGATGATGAATTTGATACAGATTTTGGTTTCAAGGGATTAATTCAGTTCGCAGTTTCACTCAGAGATCCTGCTGTTGCTGATGTCTCCGGTTCAAATGGTTTCGAGTCCGACAACGATGCTTCAGGTTCAACAAATACCCCAAGTACACACCCTATTTTCTCCAATGTGAGTATTTTCGGCCCATTAGCTACTCCTTCAACACCTTTTAATTCAAACTTTAAAAGGGCTTTACACCTGCGCAGAAATACAACATTATGTGTTTACAACTCTGTTTTCTCCGGTTTCCCGGTTGGTTTATACATTGATGGAAATAATACCCAGGCAAATGCCAACAGCAATCTGTTGCAAATGGAGAATTGCATCATGGCTGGTATGACCACAAATTTTGATGTGCCTTCTGGACAAACATGGAATGCTGCTGCAGCTCAAACATGGTATAACGATCCTTCACGTCATAACCAGGTACTTTCCGGTAATGCTGCTCTTACCCTTGTAGATCCTTTTAACCTTACTGCTCCAAACTTCCTTCCTGCAAAAACCATCTATAAAATCGACGGATGGATTTATGTAAAGAATAATGCCACCTTAACAATTGACCCGGGCACAATTCTCCGTGGCGACAAAACAAACAGAAGTGCCCTTATTATAGAACGTGGTAGTAAACTGAATGCTATCGGAACCGCCACAGAACCTATCATCTTTACCTCCGGAGAGCCTGCTGGTGCTCGTGCCAATGGTGATTGGGGCGGTGTAATCCTTTGCGGAAATGCAACAGTTAACCTAACCGGTGGTCAAGGTACAATCGAAGGTGGTGTTGGGTCATTATATGGAGGTACAAACGATGCTGATAACTCCGGTTCATTAAAATACGTACGAATTGAATATCCAGGTTATGCCTTTGCTGCCAATAATGAGATAAATGGTTTAACGATGGGGGGAGTTGGATCAGGCACCAGTATTGATTATGTTCAGGTTTCCTATTCAAATGATGATTCTTACGAGTGGTTTGGTGGTACTGTAAATGCAAAACATCTTGTGGCTTTTGCCGGACTTGACGACGACTTTGACACTGACAATGGTTTTCGGGGTAAAGTGCAGTTTGCTGTTACACTTAGAGATCCTAACCTTGCAGATATTTCTGGTTCAAATTCCTTTGAGTCTGATAACAATGCTGCCGGTGATGCTTTAACTCCTTTAACCAATCCTACTTTTAGCAATGTAAGCAGTTTTGGTCCTCAACCAACAGTGGGTGCCGCTTGTAACTCAAACTACAAACGTAGTATGCACCTTAGGAGAAATACAAATATCGACATACATAATTCAATTTTCCTCGGATGGCCTGTTGGTCTTTATATTGATGGCAATAACACTATGGCTAATGCCAACGCAAACAATCTGCAAATTGAAAATTCTTTCCTCGCAGGGATGGCCACCAATTTCGCTGTTCCTTCAGGTCAAACCTGGTCAGCAACCGACGAACAGAATTGGTTCCTAAGCACTTCTTCACCTGATCGTAACAACGCAACCTATACAACAGCTGCCGACCTTCAGATTATTGATGGTTTCAACCTTACTTCTCCAAACTTCCTTCCTCTGTCGAGTTCACCAGTATGGGGCGCTTCAGTCTGGTCAAGGACTGTGACAGGTGCTTTAACTTACGATAATACTGCCAGTACTCCACTAAATTCAACAACTGTTTATCTGAAAACACAGGCTGGTACTATACTCGAGACTGCTACCACCGATGCAAGTGGTAACTTCCTTTTCAATACCATTGATGGTGTTTATGTCCTCGATGCAAATACTACTAAATCATGGGGTGGTGTTGGTCTTCCCGACGTTATCCAATTGCGCCGTTTTATCGCAAGTCAGTTAACTCCTACTGCTTTGCAATTTAAAGCAGGTGATGTTAATAAGAGCTCAACAGTAACTGTTGCCGACGTTGTTTATCTCCGTCAGAAAATTGCCTTATTGAATCCTGCACAATGGACCGTTTCAGATTATGTATATGATAATCCTACAGTCACTATATCAGGATCGGGCATTGTTCAGAATATCAAAGCCCTTTGTGGTGGTGATGTAAACAATAGTTATGTTCCTGCTGCTAAATAA
- a CDS encoding glycosyltransferase, with translation MEFRESSVCNTAQWAEPCFYKRDVSKAETLLLEPESKVLLYAGRLSKEKGVLELPEIFETLKQEFPFLKLIIVGTGPAEEELKVKIPDAGFYGWKDHESLAKIYSCSDLLLLPSKFDTFSCVVLEALSCELPVVAYNTKGPKDILTHGVNGFLVRTTHGFINAIAEYLRQPEIHANLRKSALERSKDYSSTQIMDKLMIDVGLIKSDNSYYGIPAFE, from the coding sequence ATGGAGTTCAGAGAGTCGTCTGTTTGTAATACGGCACAGTGGGCTGAACCATGCTTCTATAAAAGGGATGTTTCAAAAGCAGAAACGCTGTTATTGGAGCCGGAATCAAAAGTCCTTTTATATGCAGGGAGACTTAGTAAAGAAAAAGGTGTACTCGAGTTACCAGAGATTTTTGAAACACTTAAGCAGGAGTTTCCATTCCTTAAATTGATCATTGTAGGCACAGGGCCTGCTGAAGAAGAATTGAAAGTAAAAATTCCCGATGCAGGATTCTATGGTTGGAAAGATCATGAATCCCTGGCGAAAATATATTCCTGTTCTGACTTGCTACTGCTGCCTTCAAAATTTGATACATTTAGTTGTGTAGTTCTGGAAGCACTGAGTTGTGAATTACCGGTTGTAGCCTATAATACTAAAGGTCCAAAAGATATTTTAACGCATGGAGTGAATGGATTCCTGGTCAGAACTACGCATGGATTTATAAATGCGATTGCTGAATACCTCCGGCAACCTGAAATACACGCCAATCTCAGGAAATCCGCTTTGGAAAGGTCAAAAGATTATAGCTCCACTCAAATCATGGATAAACTTATGATTGATGTCGGATTGATAAAATCAGACAACTCTTATTATGGTATCCCAGCTTTCGAATAA
- a CDS encoding carboxypeptidase-like regulatory domain-containing protein encodes MGKRTIITIIQLLFIQFTLSFAQGTIQGTVKDIKTNETIPGANVIIVGTQTGATTDLDGNFTIPNLKAGAYSVAISYISYRTDTIRGIKVQNGKVVVIDHFLQQVTQVLGGVTVVERRRTNTDVSIISSIKQSNLIVSGISSQQIQRSQDKDASEVIRRVPGITIMDNRFVVVRGLIERYNSVWLNNSSTPSTETDQRAFSFDVIPSNLINNILVYKTPAPELPADFAGAAIQIFTKNLPEKNNISFGYSATYNQGTTFKDFEKYKGSKTDWLGFDNGMRSLPGNIPSTEEMIQIQSYNSGTLEEQAAKKARMLEIAKSFSTVSSTSQIKAPFDNRFNVDISRLFNLKTIKVGNITALSYKTSYDSERIERSSVESYGTTNEGVTYSKNYSDDQYSHSIEIGGLHNWSVSFGKNIIEFRNLLNQKGKSTTTIRNGLDHYRDDNKIFKTQLGYVSKTIYSGNLGGEHKFGDDVSTFTWNAGYSYANRVEPDVRLITYYSTKTSDTSYYPNQLEYSFNPNSDANARLFSRVQEHIVNLNLNYNHKIEIGNFTLEIKIGSFIENRKRDFYIRPFGIVWAKPGVFNQTILMQPIDSVYNISNFNFTDGVMYKEVYNSRYRYKANNSLVAGYISLKIPVTSFINVYAGVRAEKYHLVLSGFQSKNDSLTPNITSDTLNFFPSASMTINLSKKVLFRLAYGKTINRPEFREMAPFAFYDFQENVVVYGNDTIKSCYINNYDARLEWYPSPGEMISIGGFYKEFQNPIEATWTPASSGEWDLRYINAIRAKSIGFELDIRKSLSFLGTNNNFFKILRNFTLVANASLIHCKVETDLDFVRDNNRPMYGQSPFIINTGIYYQNESGDLALSVLYNIFGKRIIGIGTPEKPNSYEMPRHNLDFTLIKKVGKSLQIKIGAKDLLDSEYLTQQVMTSETLTEDAKIKVKSFYPGRSFSVGLSYSL; translated from the coding sequence GTGGGAAAAAGAACCATTATTACGATTATTCAACTGCTATTCATACAGTTCACTTTATCTTTTGCTCAAGGCACTATCCAGGGCACAGTAAAGGACATCAAAACTAATGAAACCATTCCAGGGGCCAATGTTATTATAGTTGGTACTCAAACCGGTGCAACCACTGACCTCGATGGGAATTTTACCATTCCGAATCTGAAAGCCGGAGCCTATTCTGTAGCGATCTCCTATATCTCTTACAGGACAGATACAATAAGAGGTATAAAAGTTCAGAATGGCAAGGTTGTAGTGATTGATCATTTTTTGCAGCAGGTAACTCAAGTACTTGGAGGTGTGACGGTTGTTGAAAGAAGAAGAACGAATACTGATGTTTCTATCATCAGTTCAATCAAACAAAGTAACCTCATTGTTTCAGGAATTTCTTCACAGCAAATACAGCGATCGCAGGACAAAGATGCTTCTGAGGTTATTAGAAGGGTGCCCGGGATCACCATTATGGATAACCGATTTGTTGTGGTTCGTGGTTTAATTGAACGGTATAATTCTGTGTGGTTGAATAATTCTTCCACCCCTTCTACTGAAACTGATCAAAGGGCATTTTCATTTGATGTAATACCCAGCAATTTGATTAATAATATACTAGTGTATAAAACACCGGCGCCTGAATTACCAGCTGATTTCGCCGGAGCAGCGATCCAGATTTTCACAAAGAATTTACCAGAAAAGAACAATATATCATTTGGATATTCAGCTACTTATAACCAGGGAACTACTTTCAAGGATTTTGAAAAATACAAAGGAAGTAAAACAGATTGGCTGGGCTTTGACAATGGCATGCGATCATTACCGGGCAATATCCCTTCCACAGAAGAGATGATTCAAATCCAGAGCTACAACTCCGGCACTTTAGAGGAGCAAGCAGCCAAGAAAGCCCGTATGCTTGAAATTGCTAAATCATTCAGCACGGTATCCTCTACATCGCAAATAAAAGCTCCATTCGACAATAGGTTCAATGTTGATATCTCCCGACTATTCAATCTTAAAACAATAAAAGTCGGGAATATTACAGCTCTTAGTTATAAAACTTCCTATGATTCAGAAAGAATTGAACGTTCTTCTGTTGAATCCTATGGAACCACTAATGAAGGAGTGACCTATTCAAAGAATTATTCTGATGATCAATACAGTCATTCCATTGAAATTGGGGGCCTGCATAACTGGTCAGTATCCTTTGGTAAAAACATCATTGAATTCAGGAATCTACTGAACCAAAAAGGAAAATCCACGACAACGATCCGAAATGGACTGGATCACTACAGAGATGACAACAAAATCTTCAAAACTCAATTAGGGTATGTAAGCAAGACTATATATTCAGGCAACCTGGGAGGTGAGCATAAATTTGGAGATGATGTCTCAACCTTCACCTGGAATGCAGGGTATTCGTATGCAAACCGGGTGGAACCCGATGTAAGACTGATAACCTATTATTCAACAAAAACATCTGATACTTCCTATTATCCCAATCAGTTGGAATATTCATTTAATCCAAATTCTGATGCCAATGCCAGATTATTTTCGAGAGTACAGGAACATATTGTTAACCTGAATCTCAACTATAATCATAAAATTGAGATAGGGAACTTCACCTTGGAAATTAAAATCGGGTCATTCATTGAAAACCGTAAGCGTGATTTCTACATAAGACCTTTTGGCATTGTATGGGCTAAACCAGGGGTATTCAATCAGACCATACTCATGCAACCTATTGATAGTGTATATAATATATCAAATTTCAATTTTACTGACGGAGTGATGTATAAAGAAGTTTATAACTCCAGGTACAGGTATAAAGCCAACAACAGTCTTGTTGCAGGGTATATATCATTAAAAATCCCTGTTACCAGTTTCATCAATGTATATGCCGGTGTAAGAGCGGAAAAGTATCACCTGGTTTTATCCGGATTCCAATCAAAAAATGATTCATTGACACCCAATATTACCTCCGATACCTTGAATTTCTTTCCATCAGCCAGCATGACCATCAACCTCTCCAAGAAGGTCTTATTCAGGCTGGCTTATGGCAAAACCATCAACCGCCCGGAGTTCAGGGAAATGGCGCCATTTGCTTTTTATGATTTCCAGGAAAATGTGGTGGTTTATGGAAACGATACGATCAAATCCTGTTATATAAATAATTATGACGCCCGCCTTGAATGGTATCCCAGTCCGGGTGAAATGATCTCCATTGGTGGATTTTATAAAGAATTTCAAAACCCGATTGAAGCCACCTGGACACCAGCTTCAAGCGGTGAATGGGACCTACGTTACATTAATGCAATCAGGGCAAAAAGCATTGGATTTGAACTGGACATCAGAAAGAGCCTCAGCTTCCTGGGAACCAATAATAACTTCTTTAAAATATTAAGAAATTTTACCCTCGTTGCTAATGCGTCACTCATTCATTGCAAGGTTGAAACAGATCTGGACTTTGTACGCGACAATAACAGGCCTATGTATGGGCAATCACCTTTCATCATCAATACAGGTATTTACTATCAGAATGAGAGTGGCGACCTAGCGCTTAGTGTGCTTTACAATATTTTCGGTAAAAGAATTATAGGGATTGGAACACCTGAAAAGCCCAATTCTTATGAAATGCCCAGACATAATCTGGACTTTACACTCATCAAAAAAGTGGGTAAATCTCTTCAGATTAAAATAGGTGCAAAAGATTTGCTGGATTCAGAATATCTAACCCAGCAGGTGATGACCTCAGAAACATTAACTGAGGATGCCAAAATCAAAGTCAAATCATTCTATCCCGGAAGAAGTTTCTCAGTGGGCCTCTCCTACTCCCTTTAA
- a CDS encoding glycosyltransferase, which yields MDNQFNQTLASELTLFLESEQFIFPKHEEVHIDLHCHDYNSNIPDELLGRILNVPETWLPTDKLIQSLARNGSDAFTITNHNNARSCFELLDKGLDVLVGAEFSCTVPDFDTGIHVLTYGFSPDQELKLNKLRKNLYSFLEYTAAENIPTTWAHPLYYYKSSGSPPLVFFDKLALLFERFEVLNGQRDTWQNLLVKHWIDTLNEDKLQKLSQSFGINPEQYCRNPIKKSYSGGSDSHMGIFCGMTGTRLYVPGLSERKKSEPLSSLCLEAIREGRMAPYGNHHHSERMTVTFLDYFSQIALNGKDPGLMRLILHKGSLNQKMIAMLVSNGFAELRRHKVTMNFIQLFHESLTGQAPHFTKRWFVPKVYKPVFDEVTGIAHHYNEQKTELASVYQESISAIFSNLMKVLSDRLSIKLQVLGKEHKLQDIDLAGLLEKLELPSELRSFLNDGKKTTTFADSSMKVPDIASFLDGLSFPFLASTVILSAHFTSSHVLYKSRELMNDFSEALGKLKHPKRMLWLTDTYDDANGVSTVLKSILKHIQLNNLPIDILVCSNHVKSEDHLVVIKPINEFVLPFYKQQPFRIPNFLELNTVFQKGEYDRVMCSTEGVMGLAALYLKYAYTIPAFFYIHTDWITFVKKVLTLDKASNDRVKRIIRAYYKLFDKLFVLNTDQKLWLTGKDGVQRVVCL from the coding sequence TTGGACAACCAATTTAATCAAACTTTAGCTTCTGAACTTACTCTGTTTCTGGAATCGGAGCAATTCATTTTTCCTAAGCATGAAGAAGTTCATATTGATCTGCATTGCCATGATTATAACAGTAATATACCTGATGAGTTACTAGGAAGAATATTAAATGTGCCAGAAACCTGGCTTCCAACAGATAAATTAATCCAAAGCCTTGCGAGGAATGGTTCAGACGCATTTACAATTACAAATCATAATAATGCGAGGTCTTGCTTCGAATTGTTGGATAAAGGATTAGATGTTTTGGTTGGAGCGGAGTTTAGTTGTACTGTTCCCGATTTTGATACAGGGATCCATGTTCTTACTTATGGGTTTTCTCCTGACCAGGAATTGAAACTTAATAAACTCAGGAAAAACCTTTATAGTTTTCTCGAATATACCGCTGCAGAAAATATTCCCACAACATGGGCACACCCTTTATATTATTATAAATCCTCAGGAAGTCCACCACTGGTATTTTTTGACAAATTAGCCTTACTATTTGAGCGATTTGAAGTACTGAACGGACAGAGGGATACCTGGCAGAACTTATTGGTCAAACATTGGATTGATACACTTAATGAAGATAAACTTCAAAAACTCTCACAATCGTTTGGCATTAACCCTGAGCAATACTGCAGAAACCCAATAAAAAAGAGCTACTCTGGTGGATCTGATAGCCATATGGGAATTTTTTGTGGTATGACCGGAACAAGGTTATACGTTCCGGGGTTATCTGAAAGAAAGAAATCAGAGCCCTTATCCAGCCTTTGTCTGGAGGCTATAAGGGAAGGAAGGATGGCTCCATATGGAAATCACCATCATAGTGAAAGAATGACAGTTACTTTCCTGGACTATTTTAGCCAGATTGCACTAAATGGAAAAGATCCCGGACTGATGAGATTGATTCTCCATAAAGGCTCGCTGAATCAGAAAATGATTGCTATGCTGGTTTCAAATGGTTTTGCTGAACTTCGGAGACATAAGGTTACCATGAACTTTATCCAGTTATTCCATGAGAGTTTGACGGGCCAGGCTCCGCATTTTACAAAGCGCTGGTTTGTCCCTAAGGTTTACAAACCTGTATTTGATGAAGTAACCGGAATTGCTCATCATTATAATGAACAGAAAACTGAACTGGCCTCTGTTTACCAGGAGTCAATTTCTGCAATCTTCAGCAACCTGATGAAAGTTTTAAGTGACCGGCTTTCAATCAAACTGCAGGTACTTGGCAAAGAACATAAACTTCAGGATATTGACCTGGCCGGATTACTGGAAAAACTTGAATTGCCAAGTGAACTGCGATCATTTCTAAATGATGGTAAAAAAACAACCACGTTTGCCGATTCCTCCATGAAAGTACCGGATATTGCATCTTTCCTTGATGGACTCTCATTTCCTTTCCTGGCTTCTACAGTTATCCTTAGCGCTCATTTTACCAGCTCCCATGTATTATACAAATCAAGGGAACTCATGAACGATTTTTCCGAAGCTCTAGGAAAATTGAAGCATCCCAAACGTATGTTATGGCTTACTGATACCTATGATGATGCAAACGGGGTTTCAACTGTTCTCAAATCCATCCTAAAACATATACAGCTTAACAACCTTCCCATCGATATCCTCGTTTGCAGCAACCACGTTAAATCAGAGGATCACCTGGTAGTAATCAAACCTATTAACGAATTCGTTTTACCTTTCTATAAACAACAACCATTCAGGATACCCAATTTCCTTGAATTGAATACTGTATTCCAAAAAGGAGAATATGATAGGGTAATGTGCTCAACCGAAGGAGTAATGGGACTTGCAGCCTTATACCTGAAATATGCTTATACCATTCCGGCATTTTTTTACATTCACACAGATTGGATTACGTTTGTGAAAAAGGTACTCACTCTCGATAAAGCAAGTAATGATCGTGTAAAAAGAATTATAAGAGCATATTACAAATTATTCGATAAACTATTTGTTTTGAATACTGATCAAAAACTATGGCTTACTGGAAAAGATGGAGTTCAGAGAGTCGTCTGTTTGTAA
- a CDS encoding toxin-antitoxin system YwqK family antitoxin: MKKLLFIIMLVAVTLGVKAQMLENVEGYYYMEGMLYSGTYIEYWPNKNIKLKQNILNGLDDGITEQYFENGKINEQRSYLEGQKHGNWYVYNGEGVKVSEANYRHGLKNGIWHIWSDKGKLLYEMYYSNGEKVGKWMIWDEEGKIVMERQY; this comes from the coding sequence ATGAAGAAATTGTTATTCATAATAATGTTGGTTGCAGTCACATTGGGAGTCAAGGCACAAATGCTTGAAAATGTTGAAGGGTATTATTATATGGAAGGGATGTTATATAGTGGTACATATATTGAATATTGGCCCAACAAGAATATCAAACTTAAACAGAATATCCTGAATGGACTTGATGATGGTATTACAGAACAATACTTTGAAAATGGCAAAATTAATGAACAACGGTCTTACCTTGAGGGCCAGAAACATGGGAATTGGTATGTGTATAATGGAGAAGGTGTAAAAGTATCAGAAGCCAATTACAGACATGGTCTTAAGAATGGAATCTGGCATATCTGGAGTGATAAGGGTAAGTTACTTTATGAAATGTACTATAGCAATGGAGAGAAAGTAGGTAAATGGATGATATGGGATGAAGAAGGTAAAATAGTCATGGAGCGCCAATACTAG
- a CDS encoding carboxypeptidase-like regulatory domain-containing protein, whose amino-acid sequence MRKLSIISMIICGLLALSTSMSNATNEPTNNPSTAQTTLSGKVLDSRSGESLAGVEVTIMNTTIKTYTDLDGNFNFNNLPTGTYDVVLSMISYDKSLLDDIKIEKGKNTAVDIKLKSAK is encoded by the coding sequence ATGAGAAAACTCAGCATTATTTCTATGATTATATGTGGTTTGCTCGCTCTCAGCACCTCGATGAGTAATGCAACCAATGAACCAACCAATAATCCATCTACAGCACAGACTACCCTGAGTGGAAAAGTATTAGATTCCAGGTCAGGTGAATCGCTTGCCGGTGTAGAAGTAACTATAATGAACACTACGATTAAAACTTATACAGATCTGGATGGCAATTTCAATTTTAATAACCTGCCAACAGGCACTTATGATGTAGTTTTATCAATGATTTCATATGATAAAAGCCTGTTAGATGACATCAAAATTGAAAAAGGAAAAAATACAGCTGTTGATATTAAATTGAAATCAGCTAAATAA